One window from the genome of Pyrus communis chromosome 16, drPyrComm1.1, whole genome shotgun sequence encodes:
- the LOC137720629 gene encoding biotin carboxylase 1, chloroplastic-like — protein sequence MDATMPICKTVTPTPGSFFWRTREIRSSQCSFMVGNKVSFLRQRAQGAQVCFKSRKHGGALHATCRAEKILVANRGEIAVRIIRTAHEMGIPCVAVYSTIDKDALHVKLADESVCIGEAASSQSYLVVPNVLSAAISRKCTMLHPGYGFLAENASFVEMCREHGINFIGPKPDSIRVMGDKSSARDTMKKAGVPTVPGSDGLLQSTGEGIRLADEIGFPVMIKATAGGGGRGMRLAKEPEEFVKLLQQAKSEAAAAFGNDGVYLEKYIQNPRHIEFQVLADKYGNVVHFGERDCSIQRRNQKLLEEAPSPALTPELRKAMGDAAVAAAASIGYIGVGTVEFLLDERGSFYFMEMNTRIQVEHPVTEMISSVDLIEEQIRVAMGEKLRYTQDEIVLRGHSIECRINAEDAFKGFRPGPGRITAYLPSGGPFVRMDSHVYPDYVVPPNYDSLLGKLIVWAPTREKAIERMKRALDDTIITGVPTTIEYHKLILDIEDFKNGKVDTAFIPKHEDELQAPQHLMPAAPKELAGASA from the exons ATGGATGCCACAATGCCCATTTGTAAGACTGTCACTCCAACTCCC GGCTCATTTTTTTGGAGAACTAGAGAGATCCGAAGTTCCCAATGTAGCTTTATGGTAGGAAATAAAGTCAGCTTTCTAAGGCAGAGAGCTCAGGGTGCTCAAGTTTGTTTTAAATCCAGGAAGCATGGGGGAGCTCTCCATGCTACATGTCGTGCTGAAAAAATTCTGGTGGCAAACAGAGGAGAAATTGCTGTTCGCATTATTAGAACTGCCCATGAAATGGGAATACCTTGTGTGGCAGTTTACTCGACAATAGATAAGGATGCACTTCATGTGAAATTGGCTGATGAATCAGTTTGTATTGGTGAAGCTGCAAGCAGTCAGTC GTACTTAGTTGTTCCAAATGTTTTATCTGCTGCCATCAGTCGGAAATGTACAATGCTGCATCCGGGATACGGTTTCCTTGCTGAGAATGCATCTTTTGTTGAAATGTGCAGAGAACATGGAATCAACTTTATTGGGCCTAAG CCTGATAGCATCCGTGTTATGGGTGATAAATCATCTGCCAGGGACACAATGAAGAAAGCTGGCGTTCCAACTGTACCAGGAAGTGATGGATTACTACAG AGCACAGGGGAAGGAATCAGGCTTGCAGATGAGATTGGTTTTCCTGTTATGATCAAG GCAACAGCAGGAGGTGGAGGACGTGGCATGCGTCTTGCTAAAGAACCTGAGGAGTTTGTGAAGCTGTTACAG CAAGCAAAAAGTGAGGCTGCAGCTGCTTTTGGAAATGATGGAGTTTATTTGGAAAAGTACATCCAAAATCCTAGACACATTGAATTTCAG GTCTTAGCAGATAAATATGGAAATGTTGTTCACTTTGGGGAGCGAGATTGCAGCATCCAG AGAAGGAATCAAAAGCTGCTGGAAGAAGCACCCTCGCCTGCATTGACCCCGGAATTGCGAAAAGCTATGGGTGACGCAGCAGTTGCTGCAGCAGCATCGATTGGTTACATTGGAGTTGGAACCGTTGAATTCCTTTTGGATGAAAGAGGTTCCTTCTACTTCATGGAAATGAACACTCGGATTCAG GTTGAGCATCCTGTGACAGAAATGATTTCATCTGTTGACTTGATTGAAGAACAAATTCGTGTAGCTATGGGAGAAAAGCTCCGATACACACAG GATGAGATAGTGCTCAGAGGACATTCAATTGAATGTCGTATCAATGCAGAAGATGCTTTTAAAGGATTCCGACCTGGGCCAG GAAGAATAACAGCCTACTTACCATCTGGAGGTCCCTTTGTTAGAATGGATAGCCATGTTTATCCCGATTATGTGGTTCCTCCAAACTATGATTCCCTTCTTGGAAAG CTTATTGTATGGGCACCAACAAGAGAAAAGGCAATTGAACGAATGAAGAGGGCTCTTGACGACACTATTATAACAG GTGTTCCGACAACCATTGAATATCATAAACTTATCCTTGATATAGAGGATTTCAAAAATGGCAAAGTTGATACTGCTTTTATCCCAAAGCATGAGGATGAGTTACAAGCG CCCCAACATTTGATGCCTGCAGCTCCCAAAGAACTAGCTGGTGCATCTGCTTAG